Within Burkholderia cepacia GG4, the genomic segment CGTCCAACCGAACGATCGCCTTGAATTCATGCGGTTCGGGAATGGCTTCGGTCGACTCCAGATAGCCGCCGCGATTTTGCATCGCGAAGGCCTGCCGGGTCCCGTCCGGACGGATCGTCGTCACCGACACGGCGCTCGCATCGACGCGCTTCGTCTCGTGCGTCGCAGGCGCCACGCGGAAAACCGGCGGCACACCGTCCTCGAACACCGACACGAGGAATGCGCCCTGCCGATCGAAGATCCGGTGCGCTTCCGCTTCGTGGCCGTGATCATCGTGATCGTCGTGAGCATGCCCGTGATGATGGCCATGACCATGACCATGACCGTGGCTATGGCCATGGTGGTCGCCGCTCAGCAGCCAGACGCTCGCGATGTTGACGAGCAAGCCGGCCACCGCAATCGGGATTGCTTCACCGAAATGGATCGGCACCGGCGCAAGCAGGCGCGCGACCGCCTCGTACCCGATCAGCAGCGCGATCATCGCGAGCACGATCGCGCTCGTGAAGCCCGCCAGATCGCCGAGCTTGCCCGTGCCGAACACGAAGCGCGGATCGCTCGCGTGCTTGCGCGCATAGGTATAGGCGAGCGCGGCAATCAGCATCGCGCCCGCGTGCGTCGACATGTGCAGGCCGTCCGCGATCAGCGCCAGCGAGCCGAAAATCGACCCGCCGACGATCTCGGCCACCATCATTGCCGCGCACAGCGCGATGACCATCCAGGTCCTGCGTTCGTTCTGCTCGTGCGCGGCGCCGAGAAAGATGTGGTCGTGCCCTGCGCCAAAGGCGTCGTTCGTGAAGTCGTTCATTCCTGCCCTCGATTACTTGAAATAGCTGTGAACGACGTCGATCAGCTGCTCGGTCGCGCTGCCTTCGTCTTCGTGACCTTCGGCATCGACCAGATGGCTGCGGATGTGATCCTCGAGCACGACCGCGAGCAGGCCGTTCATCGCACCGCGGCCGCTCGTGATGAGCTGGAGGATCTCGTTGCAACCGCGCTCTTCTTCCAGCGCGCGTTCGATCGCTTCAACCTGTCCCTTGATTCGGCGGACACGGTTCAGCAGCTTCTGCTTTTCCTTGATGGTGTGGCTCATGGTGGTCCCGTCATATAGCGGGGGGGACTATATACCAAATCGCACTTCCATATAGGGAGGAGGGGTATATGTCGGGCTAATGCAAGGCCGGCGCCCGGGCAGCGACACCCCGTTGCGCGCACGGATGTGCGCCGTGCTCGACACGCTGCAGGCACGACGCCGTAAGCCCGACCCCGGGAATAAGTCGCCGGACGCGGACGTTTACAGAACGTATCGCGCCCAACGGATAACGTTCATGCCGCTGCATCGGCAGGGGCGCTCGTGTGCTCGACGAATCGCGCACGGCAATCGCTCGACTCTCGGCAGGCGCGATGCTTCGACGCAGATGGAGGCAGCCATGCGTGCTACTTGCAGAATCGTCGTCGTCGCCGGGGTGACCGCGCTTGGTGTGGCATCCCATGCGAGCTGGGCGCAGCAAACGGTCAATGCGACGTTGCTGTCGAACTCGATCCAGCTCAAGACGCACAACGTGAAGTCGGGCCGCGTCACACTGGATGTCAAGAATGCCGCGGACAACAACATGGAGCATGAGCTCGTCGTGCTCAAGACGGATCTCTCTGACGATGCGCTCCCTGTCAGCAAGGGACAGGTGCTGGAACACAAGCTGAGAAAAATCGGGGAAGTCGAAGATATCGCGCCGGGCCGGAGCAAACGCGCGTCATTCAAGCTCGCGCCCGGCCACTACGCGCTGATCTGCAACAAGCCGGGCCACTATGAAGCCGGCATGCACGCGGCGCTTGTCGTGACGCGGTAAATCGCCGGGCGGGAACGAGAAATGGCCCGCCAGACTCGAGCGTCATCTACCTCGTTCCGTTTTACAGGTCATCCGTCGCGGGACGGATGACCCTGTCTCCGTCCCGCCCGAGTCAGGCGCGGTGCGCTCATTGCCGATCTCGCCGGAGCGCCTACCCGCCGCCGCCCGCGCGCGAGTGCGACACAATCCGGCTATTGCACCAAGTAATTTTGTAGAAATGGTAACTATTGCGTAGAGTTTTCTACATGAATGCCATATCCACGTGGTCGCTCCTCGTTCTGACCCTTCCGACAGAAAACGCGACGGCCCGCATGCGGTTCTGGCGCGCCCTGAAGGCAAAGGGCTGTGCGGTGTTGCGTGACGGTATCTACCTGCTGCCCTACACCGACGAGCATGAAGCGACGCTGCGCGACCTCGCGGGGGCCATTGCCGACAGTGGCGGCACGGCTCACCTGTTGTGCGCGCCGAGCCTGGACACGTCGCAGGAACTGGAATTCCGCGCGCTGTTCGATCGCGGGGAGGATGACGCCGCCTTTATCCAGACCCTTGCGGACGCCCGCAAGACCCTCGCCGGACAGTCGGCCACGGAACTGACGCGCCTGCTGCGCCGCATGCGCAAGGATTTCGACGCCATTCGTGCGATCGACTATTTCCCGGGCGACTCGGCCACCCGCGCCGAAGTCGCGCTGCAGGATTTCGTCGCTTTGGTTGACACCGTGCTGTCCCCGGGCGAACCGCATGCCGCGGATCGCGCGATCCGTCCGCTGGCGATTGGCGAGTACCAAGGCCGCACCTGGGCGACGCGGCAGCGGATGTGGGTCGATCGCGTCGCAAGTGCGTGGCTGATCCGCCGCTTCATCGACGCACGCGCCCGCTTCATCTGGCTTGCGTCGCCGGCGGATTGTCCGGCTGACGCGCTGGGCTTCGATTTCGACGGCGCGACCTTCACGCATGTCGGCGAGCGCGTGACGTTCGAAGTGCTGCTGGCCAGTTTCGGGCTCGACGACGACCCGGCGCTCATGCGGCTCGGCGAGATCGTGCACGCGCTCGATGTGGGCGGCCCCGCGGCGCCCGAAGCGGTTGGCTTCGAGGCCGTGATGGCCGGCACGCGCCAGCGCGCGGAGCACGACGACCAGTTGCTCGAGCAGATGGGCGCCGTACTCGACTCCCTGTACGCGCACTTCACGTCGAACGGCAAAAACCAGACCGCGTCCAAATCATGACCACTGCCATCGCCTCAACCGAACCGACCTACTCGCTTGGCGAGCTGGTCGCCTACATGCTGCGCCTCGGCACGTTCGGTTTCGGCGGGCCGGTTGCGCTCGCCGGCTACATGCGTCGCGACCTGGTCGAGCGACGCGGCTGGATCACGGAAGCCGACTACAAGGAAGGACTCACGCTGGCCCAGCTCGCACCGGGGCCGATGGCGGCCCAGCTCGCGATCTATCTCGGCTTCGTCCACTACCGCGTTCTCGGTGCGACGCTCGTCGGCGTCGCCTTCGTGCTGCCGTCGTTCCTGATGGTGCTCTCGCTCGGGTTTGCGTACGCGCACTTCGGTGGGCTGTCCTGGATGCAGGCCGTCTTCTACGGCGTCGGCGCCGCGGTGGTCGGCATCATCGCGATGAGCGCCTACAAGCTCACGACCAAAACCGTTGGCCATGACAAGCTGCTCTGGGCGATCTTCCTGACGCTGGCCGCCGTGACCTTCATCACGGAATCGGAGATCGCGTGGCTGTTCGTTGCCGCAGGCCTGATCGGCTGGCTGTGGCGCGCCCCGCCCAAGTGGCTGCACCGCGGCGGGCTCAATGCGGTTGCCGCCGCGAACCTGCCGGCAGCCAGCGGAATACTGAGCGGTATCGATCTGCCGCAGCTCGTTCAGATCGGCGCGTTCTTCATGAAGGCAGGCGCGTTCGTGTTCGGCTCCGGGCTCGCGATCGTGCCGTTCCTCTATGGCGGCGTCGTCACCGAACATCACTGGCTCAACGACAAGCAGTTCGTC encodes:
- a CDS encoding metal/formaldehyde-sensitive transcriptional repressor, translated to MSHTIKEKQKLLNRVRRIKGQVEAIERALEEERGCNEILQLITSGRGAMNGLLAVVLEDHIRSHLVDAEGHEDEGSATEQLIDVVHSYFK
- a CDS encoding plastocyanin/azurin family copper-binding protein, with product MRATCRIVVVAGVTALGVASHASWAQQTVNATLLSNSIQLKTHNVKSGRVTLDVKNAADNNMEHELVVLKTDLSDDALPVSKGQVLEHKLRKIGEVEDIAPGRSKRASFKLAPGHYALICNKPGHYEAGMHAALVVTR
- a CDS encoding chromate transporter, with the translated sequence MTTAIASTEPTYSLGELVAYMLRLGTFGFGGPVALAGYMRRDLVERRGWITEADYKEGLTLAQLAPGPMAAQLAIYLGFVHYRVLGATLVGVAFVLPSFLMVLSLGFAYAHFGGLSWMQAVFYGVGAAVVGIIAMSAYKLTTKTVGHDKLLWAIFLTLAAVTFITESEIAWLFVAAGLIGWLWRAPPKWLHRGGLNAVAAANLPAASGILSGIDLPQLVQIGAFFMKAGAFVFGSGLAIVPFLYGGVVTEHHWLNDKQFVDAVAVAMITPGPVVITVGFIGYLVAGLPGACVAALGTFLPCYLFTVIPAPYVKKYGHRPGVKAFVDGITAAAVGAITGSVLVIAKRSIVDIPTALLAVATVLLLWRFKKLQEPVIVTAAALVGLVAYPLLHH
- the dmeF gene encoding CDF family Co(II)/Ni(II) efflux transporter DmeF; this encodes MNDFTNDAFGAGHDHIFLGAAHEQNERRTWMVIALCAAMMVAEIVGGSIFGSLALIADGLHMSTHAGAMLIAALAYTYARKHASDPRFVFGTGKLGDLAGFTSAIVLAMIALLIGYEAVARLLAPVPIHFGEAIPIAVAGLLVNIASVWLLSGDHHGHSHGHGHGHGHHHGHAHDDHDDHGHEAEAHRIFDRQGAFLVSVFEDGVPPVFRVAPATHETKRVDASAVSVTTIRPDGTRQAFAMQNRGGYLESTEAIPEPHEFKAIVRLDGREHELAFEEHDHGASAAAARDHNIRSAYIHVIADAAVSVLTIVGLLLARAFGWLWMDPLAGIIGALVIANWSYGLMRDTGGILLDMNADRRLTDNVRGAIEGSGDRVGDLHVWRLGPGHMSAVVSVETDDPKRDARFYHGVLQRFRNLSHITVEVVSATRGQ
- a CDS encoding chromate resistance protein ChrB domain-containing protein, whose translation is MNAISTWSLLVLTLPTENATARMRFWRALKAKGCAVLRDGIYLLPYTDEHEATLRDLAGAIADSGGTAHLLCAPSLDTSQELEFRALFDRGEDDAAFIQTLADARKTLAGQSATELTRLLRRMRKDFDAIRAIDYFPGDSATRAEVALQDFVALVDTVLSPGEPHAADRAIRPLAIGEYQGRTWATRQRMWVDRVASAWLIRRFIDARARFIWLASPADCPADALGFDFDGATFTHVGERVTFEVLLASFGLDDDPALMRLGEIVHALDVGGPAAPEAVGFEAVMAGTRQRAEHDDQLLEQMGAVLDSLYAHFTSNGKNQTASKS